The region GAGCTGCCGCTGGACTCTGCCACCACCGAGAGCCTGCGCGCTGCGACGCACGACGTTCTGGCCGGCCTGACCGCTCGTGAAGCGAAAGTCCTGCGTATGCGTTTCGGTATTGATATGAACACCGACCACACGCTGGAAGAAGTGGGTAAACAGTTCGACGTTACCCGCGAACGTATCCGTCAGATCGAAGCGAAGGCGCTGCGCAAGCTGCGTCATCCAAGCCGCTCTGAAGTGCTGCGTAGCTTCCTGGACGATTAATCGGTCCTGACAGTGAAAAAGCTCCCAATCGGGAGCTTTGTTTTTGTTTATACCCTCTCCCTATGGACTGTGGGCTCCCCAGTAATTTATAAGCAGAAGCAATAACCTTGTTTCAGAACGAGTGAAGACTTTCAGCGATGCTCTGGTCCGGCTGTAAATCGCTGAGGCGTTTCCTGCAGGCCGGGGCGAGGCGCATGGATGCGCCGAGAGGGCGGCTTTACAGGGACGTTACCTCCGCCCGTACCCGATAAGCCGGAAGGAATAAGCCGAGGGCACCGCGAAGCGGCGATTTACCGCCGGGAGCCCGGGTCGCCAGGGTGGTGGCGACTGAGCCACCCTGGCACGTTCACAGGTCATGTCGTGACAGAGTAGCAAGGAACATAAAGTGAACGGAATGACCACCACGGCCGTATATTCCCCTCACCCTAACCCTCTCCCCGGAGGGGCGAGGGGACTGTTCCGTGCTGCCATAACGTTGTAGGGATCCCTCAGTCATGTGGGGAGAGGATGAGGGCATCAGGCCGCAGAGGATTAAAGCCCCCGCACCATCAGCGCCTCATCCAGCTCCCGATACGCCTCTACCAGCTTATCCAGCGTCGCCCTGTTGAGCCCGCTCGGATTTGGCAGCACCCAAACCTGCGTCACGCCAATCATGATGCTCTGCTTACCCCACTTAGCACCGCGCTGGCTAAACGCCTGCTCATAGGCCTGCTTGCCGAGGATCGCCAGCGCGGCCGGCTGATAATCCTCTATCTTCTTGATCAGCTCCCGTCCGCCGCTGCGCAGCTCATGCAGGTTGACCTCGCTCGCCTGTACCGTAGGCCGCTCGACTAGCATGGTTATGCCGCAGCGCGTGTCCAACAGATGCTGTTCCTCTTCGGGCTTGAGTAGCCTGTCGGTAAACCCGGCCTGGTAGATCACCTTCCAGAAGCGATTGCCCGGATGGGCAAAGTGAAAACCGGTGTGCGCCGAGGACTTACCCGGGTTGATTCCGCAGAACACCACCCGCAGGCCTGGGGCCAGAATATCGTTGATCATCTTTACTCCCGCTCGATACATCGTCAGGGAAGTATAAAGGATTGATTATGCATTGTTTATAAAAACAGCAGGCAGGTGTGAATGGCTGGATTGCTGCGGGGAGTTACTTTATAATTCACCGCCACGGCCCCTTAGCTCAGTGGTTAGAGCAGGCGACTCATAATCGCTTGGTCGTTGGTTCAAACCCAACAGGGGCCACCAGATAAAACAAGGAGTTAGATGAGAAATCGTCTAACTCCTTTTTCTTTGGATGCAATTTGGGTCAGGTAATGGGTCAGGTAAGGAATTGCTACCCTGCCCTCTTCATCTCGCTGCCAGCATCCCCGGATAGTGATGAAAGCCAGTAGCACTGCCTGTAATATTCACCGTACCAAATTTTTACGGCTTTGCCGCAACAAGCCAGTTGCCTGCCGTGCTCGCAGAATGTCTACAGCCCGGAGATAAGGGGATTGTTCCTGCCAGCTAAACCCCTTCCTGTCGATACGCACCAGTTCGTATTTTTCCACCAGAAAATTCACGGCATCAGCCAGCGAGATCCCGGCATCGATATGTTCCTGTATAACACGTTCCTTACTGAACGGTGTGTCGTTGAGGGTGAGACCATAGTGCTGTTCCAGCAGGCGTGTCAGTAACATTTTCCAGATAGCCACGGGTGACAGGCAGGGCTTCACCACCCGCAGAGTTGTTGCAGGTAAAGTTTTCATGTTTGCTCTCGTGAAGGTAATTAACGCTGAGTGGGGTAAATGGCGATGTATACGTAGCCGCAACTGCCAAGGGTGTCGGCTTCACAGGTAAAACCGTTGTGGTACAGGGTGACGCAGTGGGCATGTTGGGGGCTGAGTTCACCGGTGGTCAGCATCGATTCCATCTGGCGGATAAAGTGCTGGAATGTGTCATCCAGCTTCAGGCATTCGACGTCACTGAACATACCGGTGATGCTGGCCCGGTCAGCCAGGTAGTGCAGTCGGTTGCCCTCCTGTACCAGACGGGCTCCCAGGCGCGGCGTGATATTCCGCTGCAGGCCCCAGATGATGTGGGTCATGGCGGCTCTCCTTTTATTGTCAGTTCAGGGTGATGCTCATCAGGCAGGTATAGGGCCCGTTACGGTCCTGGCGGCGTTCGGCGTATACCGCGAGGACTCCGGTGATATCCGGAACGTCCCTGCCGGTGTAATGACAGACGCTACCGTGCCACTGATATTTTCCACTGCAGTAGCGAAAGATTCGGGACTCAGGATGCTGGCGGTATATCGTCATTGCCCGGCGTTTACTGATAATTTTCATGTCATACCTCACAGCAGACCGTGTTCTGCGAACGAATAGATTTGCCTGCCGCCGACAATCAGGTGGTCAGGAACGCGGATATCCACCAACTGAAGCACCTGCACCAGTCGCTGCGTGAGGGTTTTATCAGCCAGGCTGGGTGTCGTCTCGCCGGAAGGATGGTTATGCGCCAGTATTACTGCTGCGGCATTGAAGTGCAGAGCACGTTTGACCACTTCCCGGGGATGCACCTCAGTACGGTTAATCGTGCCGGTGAAGAGCGTTTCATGGGCAATCAACTGATTCTGGTTGTCCAGATACAACGCCCGGAACTCTTCCCGCTCAAGTGCGGCCATATGCAGTCTCAGCCATTCACGGACAGCGTGTGAGGAGGTGAAGGCCACCCCGGGTTCATGCAGGTGCCGGTCCAGCGCCCTGAGCGCCCGCTGAATGAGACGCCGGTCCTGTGGCGTCATCTCGCCGGGTAAAAAGGAAAGCTGTTTCATTCGTTGCTCCTTCGGTCAGTCGATGATGCGCAGAATGGCGTGGGCTTCAGGATGCTGCAGGGCATAGTCCCGCAGACGGTAATAGTGCTCCGTCATGGCATCGCATTCGGTACGGCAGGCGTGATGGCTATATTCAATCAGGCAGACAGCAATACCTGCGGCTTCCGCACTCATTTGTGCATCGTTACCGTTCATGCCGTTGAACAGATGCCACTTATCGTCACCTTCAGGCTCTGGGGCCATAAATGCGCCACCGTTACTCAGGGTGCAGAATGACCAGATACCGCCACTGTAGGTCGCACAGAAACGCTCCATCCAGGCAAAAATACGGGGCTCCAGGGTTATCCACTGTGGGATAGTGCCAAAATGCTGAGGCCAGAAATCGATGCGCTGTTCATCGGGAACTGGCGTGACGGTCAGTTCAAATTCGGGTTGGTTAGCGGGTGCGAGATCGTACTGCGTCTGTGTTGTCATGGGTATGTCTCCGTCAATAAAAACGCCAGCGGCGATGGCTGGCGTATGGGGATATAAAGTGTGTTCGGGGAGGTGAAATGTTGCGGGTAAATGCTTCGCGGTCAGCGGGTGGAGTTGCCTGTACGGATGCCAGAGGTGCGGATGTAGCGGTTAAGACCTTCACCAGCATCGGGTTCAAAGTTCCATGCCAGACAACTATCAGATCTTCGGTATCAGTATCTATCAGGCAGATGTGACCGCCTTGGTCGTCTTTAATGTTAAAGTCGGTGATACTGGCAGGAATCAGTAGCCATGCTGCGCAATTAGCTGATACCTACTGTGGTATATCAGCAAGCGATTAGGGAAACGGCTTCAAACTTTCAGCATTGTTCATTACTACTCCTCTGAAAAATAATAAAAAAGCGGCAGAATCGTGAGATTCTGCCGCTAATCGGGTCTATTCAGAGGAATGATATATACCTGAAAACTTTTATAATGCTGATAGACCGTTCTATGCCAAATAGCAGACTTTAAGTTGTCCAAGAACAGCTCTCATATCTTGGCCTATTGATGTAGACCACCCCTTCAGTGCCTGCAGGATTTAAGGGGACAACGAGCCTGCATGTGGACACAGGTATATCGGTGAGTTAATGTCTTTAAGGGGTATCATTTGACAGTATCTTGAGGGAATTAGAGTGCGGGTTAAATCGATTAAGCTTACCAATTTCAAGAAATTCAAAGATGAACATTTTGAATTCAACGATGACGTAAATATCTTTGTAGGTGATAACAACGCCGGTAAAAGTACTATTCTGGAAGCCCTGGAAATCGTACTGAATTACAGCTATCGGGGCCGCCCCTTCAACAGCGAGTTTACGCCAGACATTTTTAATAAGGATGCAGTGCAGCTTTTTTTGGCTTCTGATAAATCGGCCACGCACTTACCTGTCTTGGCAATAGAGGCATTCATTGAGGGGGTTCCTGAATACCGGGGTACAAATAATTTCCTTAAAGCCGATGCTCAAGGGATCACGGTGCTGGTGCGCTTTGATGACACACTCAAGGACGTTTACGCCGACCACTTACTGACAAACCCACACATTACGAGTATCCCGATCGAATTCTACAAGCTGGAATGGCTGGATTTCGGATGGAATCCTGTTAAAGCCGTAGCGAAGAAATTCAGGGCGTTATACATCGACCCAACTCGTATCCACCCCACTCTGGGTAAGAATCAGTACATCTCTACCATACTTAATACCGCTTTAAAGAAAGAGGAACTGGTTAAGCTGACCCTCAATTATCGTGAGAATCAGCAGGTTTTTAACAACTCAGGTGAGGTCAGGACAGTCAACACCGGTCTGGATACGGACCACTTGATCACAGAAAAAAAGCTGTCCATTGCCGCAAGCACTTTACCAGCGGGATCTATTCAGACCAGCCTTCAACTTGAAGTAGATGATGTCCCTTTCCAGTTCATTGGCAAGGGTGAGCAGAGTAATGTGCAGATCAAGCTCGCGATTCAGAACAAGTCGAAGGATATCGATTTGGTGATGATGGAGGAGCCCGAAAATCACCTTTCTCACACTAACCTCAATAAGCTGGTTCACTACATTGAAAATCAGCGGGGAGACAAACAACTCTTCCTTACCACTCACAGCTCGTATGTGCTCAACAAGCTGAGCATTGATAAAATCTGCTTGGTTCAGTCGGGATACAAACGTCTGCATAAGCTTGCCCCTGCAGTGGTCAAAACCTTAAAGCGCTTACCGGGCTATGACACATTGCGCGTGGCACTGTCGCACAAAGTCATCCTTGTCGAGGGACCGTCAGACGAGTTAGTACTCAAGAAGATTTACCACCGCAAGCATAACCGCCTGCCCGAGCAGGATGGTATTGATATCATCGTCGTGCGCGGAGTCGGGTTTGATACGTTCATCTCCGTAGGTATGGAAATTGGTACTCGGATTAACGTCCTCAGAGATAACGATGGCGACTATGATGAAAACGTCGTGAAAGTGCGTGCCGATTATGCGGCCTATCCCAATATCAAACTTATCTCCTCTGCCAAAAATGAGGAGTTTTCGCTTGAACCCGCGATGATATATGCCAATGCAACCGACTTGGTTACGCTGGACGCTTTCGCCAAAGTGGTGTTATCGACACAGACGTTTAACCTCTACGATAAAGTAGTCGACTTAGATAAGCGACGCGACTTTCTGATCGACTGGTTTCGAAGCGTCCAGGGAAACGGTAAGGGCGCTCGCAAGGTCGACTCAGCTATCAAGCTGTTCGATGGCACTCTGAATTTCAGGTATCCACCTTTCCTCGATGAGGTGTTCGACTTTGCCTAATGAATTCTGGATTGCCGGTGCAGGATCAGGAAAAACCCAAAAAGTCATTGAGGATGCCATTGAAGTCATAAAGGCGGGCGGACGCGTATTGGTCGTCACCTACACCATGAACAACCAGGCAGAGCTCCGTTCTCGCTTTGTGGAATTGTACGGCAAACACAGCGATGATTTTGTTGTGAAAGGCCTGTTTTCATTTTACCTAGAAGACTTAGTAAGACCATATCAAACGGCCATGTTTCCAGAGCGAATCACTTCTACAATGTTCACCGAGCATAACCCTCACCTGATACCTGGTACGAGGAAATGGCATCCCAAAAGAGGGGAAAAAATTAATGGGGCGCTGAATCCTCTTCATTATCTGACGCCGTGCAAAACCAAAGCTTACACTGGGCTGCTGGCGAAGCTGGCAACAAGAATCTCCGCTTCAACAAAGAATGCCCCCGCTAGCAGATTGAAAGAGATTTATCAGAGGATCTTTTTTGATGAGGTTCAGGATTTGGTTGGATGGGATTTTGACGTTATCAAAGCACTCAGTAAGGCAATGCATAACTCTATTTGCTGTGTAGGCGATTTTCGTCAAACTATTTACACGACCACGTTCGGCCACAAGGCACCGGAAACACCTGAGCAAAAGATTCAATACTTCAAAGACCTCAATTTTAGTCCGTTCTCGCTGGCGAAGAATCGCAGATGTATCCAGGAAATCTGCGATCTCGCGGATACCATTCATCCCGGTATTTATGAACAAACGCAATCAGAGGTGGGAGAAGTTCCTGCTGAGATGGCCCATCACTGCGGTTGTTTTCTCATAAAACCATCTCAGGTGAACGATTATCTCGATATATTCAAACCTCAAGTTTTGCGATGGTCATCGCCCATGGGAAAAGGCTATTTGCCACCAGGTCTCACCTGTCACACCTTCGGCTCCTGTAAAGGTCTCGGTTTCGACCGCGTACTAATTATTTCACCGGAGAAACATCTCAAGTATCTGGGTGGTGACCTTGGCGTGTTCGATAAAGATAAAACGGAGGAATCTAGAAACAAGCTGTACGTGGCCATTACCCGAGCCCGTTACAGCCTAGCGTTTGTCGTTGAGGAAGAGCATCTTACAAATATAAAGCTGCCGCATTGGGTTAGACCTCTGTAAGTCGATGCTAACGTCTAACCATTTAACTTCCGCTTCACGCTCAATGTAGGCCTTATTGATCTTGATTTATGTCCGATCCGTGCTGTTAGTTTAACGGGTCAAAGCTCATTCTTATAATGTAAAGAATACCGGTCGGGACATTTTCGGGCTCCTGATAAAAGAAAACCCCGGCAGCCTGCTGGCTGTCGGGGGGGGATTTGCTGAGGAAGGAACAGCTATCAGTCGTTACTGCAGTCTCCGGG is a window of Enterobacter cloacae complex sp. ECNIH7 DNA encoding:
- a CDS encoding UvrD-helicase domain-containing protein, with protein sequence MPNEFWIAGAGSGKTQKVIEDAIEVIKAGGRVLVVTYTMNNQAELRSRFVELYGKHSDDFVVKGLFSFYLEDLVRPYQTAMFPERITSTMFTEHNPHLIPGTRKWHPKRGEKINGALNPLHYLTPCKTKAYTGLLAKLATRISASTKNAPASRLKEIYQRIFFDEVQDLVGWDFDVIKALSKAMHNSICCVGDFRQTIYTTTFGHKAPETPEQKIQYFKDLNFSPFSLAKNRRCIQEICDLADTIHPGIYEQTQSEVGEVPAEMAHHCGCFLIKPSQVNDYLDIFKPQVLRWSSPMGKGYLPPGLTCHTFGSCKGLGFDRVLIISPEKHLKYLGGDLGVFDKDKTEESRNKLYVAITRARYSLAFVVEEEHLTNIKLPHWVRPL
- the mug gene encoding G/U mismatch-specific DNA glycosylase, translating into MINDILAPGLRVVFCGINPGKSSAHTGFHFAHPGNRFWKVIYQAGFTDRLLKPEEEQHLLDTRCGITMLVERPTVQASEVNLHELRSGGRELIKKIEDYQPAALAILGKQAYEQAFSQRGAKWGKQSIMIGVTQVWVLPNPSGLNRATLDKLVEAYRELDEALMVRGL
- a CDS encoding type IV toxin-antitoxin system YeeU family antitoxin; the encoded protein is MTHIIWGLQRNITPRLGARLVQEGNRLHYLADRASITGMFSDVECLKLDDTFQHFIRQMESMLTTGELSPQHAHCVTLYHNGFTCEADTLGSCGYVYIAIYPTQR
- a CDS encoding TA system toxin CbtA family protein, producing the protein MKTLPATTLRVVKPCLSPVAIWKMLLTRLLEQHYGLTLNDTPFSKERVIQEHIDAGISLADAVNFLVEKYELVRIDRKGFSWQEQSPYLRAVDILRARQATGLLRQSRKNLVR
- a CDS encoding ATP-dependent nuclease, with amino-acid sequence MRVKSIKLTNFKKFKDEHFEFNDDVNIFVGDNNAGKSTILEALEIVLNYSYRGRPFNSEFTPDIFNKDAVQLFLASDKSATHLPVLAIEAFIEGVPEYRGTNNFLKADAQGITVLVRFDDTLKDVYADHLLTNPHITSIPIEFYKLEWLDFGWNPVKAVAKKFRALYIDPTRIHPTLGKNQYISTILNTALKKEELVKLTLNYRENQQVFNNSGEVRTVNTGLDTDHLITEKKLSIAASTLPAGSIQTSLQLEVDDVPFQFIGKGEQSNVQIKLAIQNKSKDIDLVMMEEPENHLSHTNLNKLVHYIENQRGDKQLFLTTHSSYVLNKLSIDKICLVQSGYKRLHKLAPAVVKTLKRLPGYDTLRVALSHKVILVEGPSDELVLKKIYHRKHNRLPEQDGIDIIVVRGVGFDTFISVGMEIGTRINVLRDNDGDYDENVVKVRADYAAYPNIKLISSAKNEEFSLEPAMIYANATDLVTLDAFAKVVLSTQTFNLYDKVVDLDKRRDFLIDWFRSVQGNGKGARKVDSAIKLFDGTLNFRYPPFLDEVFDFA
- a CDS encoding antirestriction protein, which gives rise to MTTQTQYDLAPANQPEFELTVTPVPDEQRIDFWPQHFGTIPQWITLEPRIFAWMERFCATYSGGIWSFCTLSNGGAFMAPEPEGDDKWHLFNGMNGNDAQMSAEAAGIAVCLIEYSHHACRTECDAMTEHYYRLRDYALQHPEAHAILRIID
- a CDS encoding DUF987 domain-containing protein; this translates as MKIISKRRAMTIYRQHPESRIFRYCSGKYQWHGSVCHYTGRDVPDITGVLAVYAERRQDRNGPYTCLMSITLN
- a CDS encoding JAB domain-containing protein, encoding MKQLSFLPGEMTPQDRRLIQRALRALDRHLHEPGVAFTSSHAVREWLRLHMAALEREEFRALYLDNQNQLIAHETLFTGTINRTEVHPREVVKRALHFNAAAVILAHNHPSGETTPSLADKTLTQRLVQVLQLVDIRVPDHLIVGGRQIYSFAEHGLL